In Tenebrio molitor chromosome 6, icTenMoli1.1, whole genome shotgun sequence, one genomic interval encodes:
- the LOC138132418 gene encoding alpha-N-acetylglucosaminidase-like, which produces MIIKVTIFVLNLFILNVLCFESTPHNKMFSTLNHIKPKSTPETQATTVQDLISRTLPAEASLFDVKVDPDLGNNDLNDVFRLEKLASGIIQITGTTGVAAAAGFNHYLKYFCNSHISWEASQLNLPEELPDVDVTVPFNDRFRYYQNVCTTSYSFVWWDWNQWEKHIDWIALNGFNLVLAFNGQEAIWDRVYQKFNLTREDIDEHFTGPAFLAWLRMGNMRGWGGPLSSAWHDRSIVLQKQILERMRNFGMIPVLPAFAGHLPRAFRSLYPDAKMDMMGAWNGFSDEHCCPYFLDPTENLFNEIGTAFVAEQISEFGTDHVYSCDSFNENRPTSGDLTYLENVGKSIYKAMTDADSEAIWLMQNWMFVNEFDFWTLERAKSILTSVPIGKMIVLDLQSERSPQYQNLEQYFGQPFIWCMLHNFGGTLGMFGSSTMVNYGPRTARQAENSTMIGTGLTPEGINQNYVIYELMTESAWRTAPVNLTEWIESYTTRRYGSSDDNAKNAWRILQRTIYDFSESYRIMGQFVIAKSPNFQLLIQNWYPMEDLLDAWTSLLAASDNLQNSPGYLHDLVDVTRQVLQVYGDEFYTGIVDSYTVGDVHSFDYYSVTFLDLLTDLERILATNEAFLLGRWVQSAKDAAADSNEEMQFEQNAKNQITLWGPRGEILDYATKQWSGVVSNFFYPRWKMFLDYANNTLLNGETFDQSYINNQMFTELEQPFTVDQTEFPTEPTGDTIQIARNIHDKWSPIFKSSRKNY; this is translated from the exons ATGATTATCAAAGTGacaatatttgttttaaacctttttattttaaatgttttatgtttCGAGTCCACACCACATAATAAGA tgttCTCAACACTAAACCATATTAAGCCTAAATCAACCCCGGAAACACAAGCAACTACCGTTCAAGATTTAATTTCGAGAACACTCCCAGCGGAAGCGTCTTTGTTTGATGTAAAAGTCGATCCAGATTTGGGAAATAATGATCTGAACGATGTGTTTCGA CTTGAAAAACTCGCGagtggaataattcaaataaCTGGGACCACAGGAGTAGCTGCAGCAGCTGGTTTCAACCACTACCTGAAGTATTTTTGCAATAGCCATATCTCATGGGAAGCTTCTCAGTTAAATCTGCCAGAGGAGCTACCAGATGTCGACGTAACCGTCCCCTTCAACGACAGATTTCGTTACTATCAGAACGTGTGCACAACCAGTTACAGTTTCGTGTGGTGGGACTGGAACCAGTGGGAAAAACACATCGACTGGATAGCTTTGAATGGGTTCAATTTGGTTCTAGCCTTCAATGGTCAAGAAGCAATTTGGGATCGCGTTTACCAAAAATTCAATCTGACCCGTGAAGATATCGACGAACACTTTACTGGACCTGCTTTCTTGGCTTG GCTGAGGATGGGAAATATGAGAGGATGGGGTGGACCTCTTTCGAGTGCTTGGCACGACAGGTCTATAGTTTTGCAAAAGCAGATTCTGGAACGAATGAGAAATTTTGGGATGATCCCGGTTCTTCCAGCTTTCGCAGGTCATCTCCCTAGAGCTTTCAgaag TCTATATCCTGACGCAAAGATGGACATGATGGGTGCTTGGAACGGATTTAGCGACGAACATTGTTGTCCTTATTTTTTGGATCCCACCGAAAATCTTTTCAACGAAATTGGAACCGCATTTGTAGCAGAA CAAATATCAGAATTTGGAACTGATCACGTTTACAGTTGTGACAGTTTCAACGAAAACAGACCAACATCTGGTGATTTAACCTATTTGGAAAATGTCGGCAAATCTATTTACAAAGCAATGACTGACGCAGATTCTGAAGCTATATG GCTGATGCAAAACTGGATGTTTGTAAACGAGTTTGATTTTTGGACACTAGAAAGAGCTAAATCTATTCTAACTTCTGTTCCAATA GGAAAAATGATAGTTCTGGACCTGCAGTCCGAACGCTCGCCCCAATATCAAAACCTCGAGCAATATTTTGGACAACCATTTATTTGGTGTATGCTGCACAATTTTGGAGGCACATTAGGCATGTTCGGCTCATCTACCATGGTCAATTAC GGCCCAAGAACTGCAAGACAAGCCGAGAACAGTACTATGATTGGAACGGGTCTAACACCCGAGggaataaatcaaaattatgtgaTTTATGAATTGATGACTGAGTCTGCTTGGAGAACGGCTCCAGTCAATTTAACCGAATGGATCGAAAGTTATACAACAAGAAGGTATGGTTCTTCGGATGACAACGCAAAAAATGCTTGGCGAATTCTACAA AGAACGATCTACGATTTTAGTGAAAGTTACAGAATAATGGGACAATTCGTTATAGCAAAGTCGccaaattttcagttattaatTCAg AATTGGTACCCCATGGAGGACTTACTAGATGCTTGGACTTCTTTGCTAGCAGCATCTGACAACTTGCAAAATAGTCCTGGTTATCTGCACGACTTAGTCGACGTGACGAGACAAGTTCTTCAAGTTTACGGCGACGAGTTTTACACCGGAATTGTTGATTCGTACACTGTAGGTGATGTCCACAGTTTTGA TTATTACAGTGTAACATTTTTGGATTTATTAACCGATCTGGAGCGAATTTTGGCAACAAATGAAGCGTTTTTGTTGGGACGTTGGGTACAGTCAGCGAAAGATGCGGCAGCAGACAGCAATGAAGAAATGCAGTTTGAGCAGAACGCTAAAAACCAGATTACACTGTGGGGGCCTCGAGGAGAAATCTTAGACTATGCTACTAAACAGTGGTCAG GAGTGGTGTCGAACTTTTTTTATCCACGGTGGAAAATGTTTCTTGATTATGCTAACAACACTCTACTTAATGGAGAGACGTTTGATCAGTCATATATTAACAATCAGATGTTTACTGAATTGGAGCAGCCGTTCACAGTTGACCAAACCGAGTTTCCTACTGAACCCACTG GAGACACTATACAAATTGCACGTAATATACATGATAAATGGAGTCCAATATTCAAGTCCTCACGtaagaattattaa
- the SP1173 gene encoding uncharacterized protein SP1173: MICEINKNLITLKCVLFLFFGALGSLFPFLPNHMNWVGLSRDEFTIISTVSPLIAVIGPLIAAPLADRLAGGFGGTPRSKTGRYLRVMISICLALATILYWLLLTVPRIHRSPPNVTFMCNEDGGYILQNRCGHDRTCYNWNGEKGPVFLKDCTFSCNATTLYTGEPEAASLTKIQDNNESTTEDYNYDESEANPGVNNEAELDFPTTTTTTTAVPVSSRKTNSGIVLSPHMCYKNSEDVTVCEVYTKYSKNVQFNVGLKPTITRAIDNETEDDICTYPVADYFHCRMPEEIVKDLRATEDPNCRPMVLCAIHDPYNVNNTDSLLKKSECGYNNISFWLYLVIRSIADIFPAAAVALLSTAVVIATRETSTGRGDIGKQLAAGALGFAIFAPIIGGCADGNVRDAMICFTVLMLLAILILLFDNNMPLSPPEWWWHTRCGLLALPMSSVRKYQNEIIALGVVLFILGILWNAIDAYLPWNAATMAGSSNLIIGLTLTMGAIPAASLFTFAEKVVDYCNHSNILILCFVSYIIHYVALANITDAGILLVFEILEIFTLHLMWITAILYLRHLVPRKFTACGQALPVIAHFCLGRCFGALIGRFAYTLYPDNVKYPDNHGPVYAGFAIAAAIIAALYFVAYHFYLKPYCGAHPQLPPYPAPSIVQSVNGNGSYTPLRVYHNGRAKKGHFRY, translated from the exons ATGATATGCGAAATCAACAAGAACTTGATAACACTGAAATGTGTCTTGTTCCTATTTTTTGGGG CTTTGGGAAGCCTCTTTCCCTTCTTACCCAACCACATGAACTGGGTGGGCTTGTCCCGAGACGAGTTCACCATCATCTCGACAGTATCTCCACTAATCGCCGTAATTGGCCCCTTGATAGCCGCCCCTTTAGCTGACAGACTTGCCGGGGGTTTCGGCGGTACGCCAAGAAGCAAAACTGGCCGATACCTCCGAGTGATGATATCCATTTGCCTAGCATTAGCCACAATTCTGTACTGGCTCCTCCTCACCGTACCAAGAATC CATCGAAGTCCTCCAAATGTCACGTTCATGTGTAACGAAGATGGCGGTTATATTCTTCAAAACCGGTGCGGTCATGACAGGACGTGTTACAACTGGAACGGTGAA AAAGGTCCGGTGTTTCTCAAAGACTGCACTTTTTCCTGCAATGCAACTACATTGTACACTGGAGAACCAGAAGCTGCCTCTTTAACGAAAATTCAAGACAACAATGAGTCCACCACCGAAGATTACAATTACGACGAGAGTGAGGCTAATCCTGGTGTTAACAATGAAGCAGAGTTAGAC TTTCCTACCACTACGACTACCACCACTGCCGTGCCAGTCTCTAGCCGCAAGACAAACTCCGGAATTGTCCTGAGTCCTCACATGTGTTACAAGAATTCTGAAGACGTCACAGTCTGCGAAGTGTATACGAAGTACTccaaaaatgtacaatttaaCGTAGGCTTGAAACCAACAATCACACGTGCAATAGATAACGAAACCGAAGATGACATTTGTACATATCCAGTTg CTGATTATTTCCACTGTAGGATGCCCGAAGAAATAGTCAAAGACTTGAGAGCCACTGAAGATCCAAATTGTCGTCCGATGGTGTTGTGTGCAATTCACGATCCTTACAACGTCAACAACACCGACAGCCTCCTCAAGAAATCCGAATGTGGTTACAACAACATAAGCTTCTGGTTGTACCTTGTAATCAGATCCATCGCCGATATCTTCCCTGCAGCTGCCGTGGCTTTGTTGAGTACCGCAGTGGTCATCGCAACAAGAGAAACGTCGACTGGAAGGGGCGACATTGGGAAGCAACTTGCAGCAGGTGCCTTAGGTTTTGCCATCTTCGCGCCGATCATCGGAGGCTGCGCCGATGGAAATGTGAGAGACGCGATGATATGTTTCACCGTTTTGATGCTCCTTGCCATTTTAATCTTGTTATTTGATAA CAATATGCCTCTGAGTCCTCCCGAATGGTGGTGGCACACGAGGTGTGGACTTCTAGCGTTGCCAATGTCTTCTGTTCGCAAATATCAAAACGAGATTATAGCTCTGGGTGTTGTTCTCTTTATTTTGGGAATTTTATGGAACGCGATTGATGCTTACTTGCCTTG GAATGCTGCAACCATGGCCGGAAGTTCTAATCTCATCATTGGACTGACATTAACAATGGGAGCAATTCCAGCAGCGAGTCTTTTTACATTTGCTGAAAAAGTCGTCGATTACTGCAACCACTCCAACATCCTTATCCTCTGTTTCGTCAGCTACATCATCCACTACGTAGCTTTAGCAAACATCACAGATGCAGGAATATTACTAGTTTTCGAGATTCTAGAAATCTTCACTCTCCATTTAATGTGGATCACTGCCATACTTTATTTGAGACACTTGGTTCCGAGAAAATTTACTGCCTGCGGTCAAGCCCTGCCAGTAATTGCTCATTTTTGCTTAG GCCGTTGTTTTGGAGCGCTGATTGGAAGGTTTGCATACACGCTCTATCCTGACAACGTGAAATATCCAGACAACCACGGTCCGGTGTATGCAGGATTTGCAATCGCTGCGGCTATTATTGCTGCATTGTATTTTGTGGCGTACCATTTCTATTTGAAACCCTATTGTGGAGCACACCCACAACTTCCTCCCTATCCAGCACCGTCTATAGTTCAAA GTGTGAACGGGAACGGGTCTTACACCCCCTTAAGGGTATACCACAATGGACGAGCTAAAAAGGGGCATTTTAGATATTAG